ttattattatgtcaAAGTATTTTCGATGCCTTTGAATAATAAACATGGCGAGAATCGAACTACTTCACGTTTCACACATCCGTTCGATCTATTCTCACAGCGTACTGTTTTCAGGATTGACTCACAAGCAACATCAATCTACTTCAAGTATAGGAAACATGCGTTGTTAACTTCAGATATGTATACATCAATTTTTGGCTGATACCACTAAAATTCGATACATTATACCAATAATGTCTAATGCGCTTTTGAGTTGCGTTCAAAAGGTTTTCAAGTGTCTATGAAATGAGAGATTTGCCAATCGGACAAATGCACCGCTTGCATATTTACTCCAGGACCCAAAAGTCGATTTAACCTCAATCAATGTCACTACGGTATCTTGTTGAACTTGATCATCCtcctgatttttttcgacataATCCTCAGAAAGATATTCGGTGTCCGTATTCTGTTCGTTTCAACTCAACCGTTGGCCGGTTCGGaatatgattaaaaaactTCACAATGAAAGTCAGCCACGGTTTACAGTCTCCAACAATACACAAACCTACCAGTAGTGTCCTAGATCCTTCAATAATAAGCAATCCATCACCGTCCCTCAGCATACTTACTCAGAGATCTCGAAGTGTAAGCTATGCCATAAATAGTTCACTTGCTCGGTCGCAAGTGGCCAGTAACGCAACAGAAGTGGATGCAGAATCTCAGCAAGGGATACAGATAGATGGAGATGTCAATGTCATTAGTCAAATGTACGTTTCAATATTGGATCTGCAACAAGTTTCGAAATATGAACGATGACCCTTATTCATTGCAAGACTGCACTCTCTGAGAGGTCATACTCATGTAGAAAAGAATCAATCAACTCAACCGGGATGTGGAATCTGTATTTtcgtaaatattgaaattcgatAGAGTTAAAATGATAGTAAAACTTTAATATATAGAAATCTTTTCTTGAAAGTACGTCAAAATATGAGAATGCCTTTTAAGAAAATTGGTCAATTTCTCACGTCGAAATTAACACCACAGGGAAGGGTCGCAAGACATATTGTGCATCGCTTACACGGAACAGTGCGAGATGTTGGCGGCAGGGATTTCTGACGGAACGGTAAGGTTGTTCAGAGCCAATTCGGGCCAGTATGTAACGGCTCTCAGGGACGCCGAAATGCGCCAGTACCCTGGACCTACAACTGCAATAAAACACCGACCCGTCAATAGATCTTATCCGATTACACAAACGCTCACGGCAACATGTTAGTGTCCGATTTTTGTACAGAGATCCTCAATATTCAATTTGATTTGTCGTTGCTCAACGCCCCCCTAATTTTTCTTGGCATTCAACAGATGCTACAGGCTGCGTGAAGTGCTGGCACTATCCGACTGGGCAGTGCCTTTACACCATAAGAGAACGAAGGCAGACATTAGGTCTGGGGTACCATCCGTTTCTTCCAAAGTTTGTGACCGTTGGTGACGATACAAATATCTACCTTTACGACGAAGAAACCAAAATACAGGAACGGGTATTTCATGCCAGGTAAATAGGCGAATTCATCTACCGTTGACCGAAACCTCAGGGGGATATGTATCTACGAGTAGACGGCtaaaaaagggggaaaattttgagagtttatatttgtttgtttgattcGAAAGTATGCCGTAGATAACGGTTCGTTTACGTATTTTCCCAAGTAGAATTGACGAAAAAGAGCattgatattctttttttgataGTCACATTTTCTCTCCGTTAAATAAAAGGCTCGGATTGTTGGTAGTAAAATCGAATGTCAACATCTAACCGTAGTCatcgtgttaaaaaaaaatcttaagagTGTAAAAAGGATAAGACTATATAAAAATCGAAGTATGTCACCGAGCGAAATACTTAAAGAACGATACAATTTCCATCAATTGATTTTGATAAGACaaaaagtgtataaataatgTTCGATCTACAGAGGTATGTACTTTTGTGTTAAACAAACTCGAATCGAATAGAATAATTGCTTGTTAGAGATATAAACTCTCAAAATTCAGCAGTCTACCACAGTCTCGTCAAATTTTGGAATACTCGCAATTTACAAttgatttatataatatattctacAAAAATTTACAGCAATGCACCCGACATGATGAACGGACATACTTCGCGTGTATTTTGTGCGTGTTTCAACCCGAAATCAGCACACGAACTAATCAGCGGTGGATGGGACGACACCGTACAATTCTGGGATACCAGGCAGCCCTATGCTACTCGGCATATTTCCGGAGTTCATATGTGCGGCGATGGCATCGATATCAGCAGAACTGGGAAGGAGGTAAAATCTGTTTGTTAGCTCTAAGTTATAACCGTAACTTCGCGAACGTTCAGCTCTAATTTCAGGGTAAAATATACGGCAGAAAATTAGCGCAGACGTAAATAAACTCTCGTTTCTCACATCATAATGGCAGGATCATAATTTTCTGCATGCAGATTTTAACTTGCGCATGGCAACGCAAAAACTCTCTCCAACTATGGGACTATGGTTCGGGAAAATTGATGGTCACCATCGAACCAGATGTTTTTAGTTCTCAGCTGTACTGcggaaaatatataaataatctgTTGATTATTTGCGGTGGTGGGGTGACCAATCTTCTAAGGGTTGTTGATTTGCGTTCGCATACGGTAAGGATTGAGTATTTTCTTGATACGTTGCATACTGTATACATGATGCAAttaatatttgcaatattcttttcataatataatgaattaattttcactttttcaaccGTAGAACGTAGTTAAAAAGACTCTAGTATTTTTTCAGACTGTAGGATCAATAAGAAATCTATCTGGTGCGGTTTTTGATTTGGCAATCGGACCTACAAGGAGCACTAAACGCTCGAAGATAAATGATATGCCACTTTTACCAAGGATGGCCTTTTGCTTCGCAAacaaaatgtatgaaattgatgttggataataaattattacccTGAACTAGTGTCAACTTACACGCCAATGAGGTGGTgagaaaaaagcgaaaaacaGAACTTGCAACAAAAATTGTTCGCCCGATAAGATTCCATTTTGAAATATGACAAGATAAATATTCTGTTATTTATAACTGTAATGATGTGTTAAGCGAGTATCACTTCAGTTCATCGATCATTCTCCAAGTagataaaactgaaaaaaaataacctttTAAAACTGCGGATTAGCAAAATACTGAGTAGAACTATGTTACACGGACCTTCTTGTAAAATCGATATCATAACGAGTACAAACGCTTATCAAAATACTGGtaattatttctatatatatacaaaactaTTGTATCTCAAGCAATGAacaatgtattttatttaatacaaactatggtacaaaatttatacagaacAACGCACGGTTTTTTAAGACAgtagctttttttttactcattttcatttatttttctctatcattatcattataattatcgttactattatcattatcataattattgtttaaacaCACACTTAAGCGATTGGGAACGAAGGTAGGAATCGGAGGCAATGACGGAAAGGAAACCGTGAGGGAAGGGGAGAAGGAGAAGTATCTAAAGTGAGCACATCAATTCATcattaagtataaaaaaaacttactatATTCGAATACTATACACTAAGAATTGTTATCAGTTATCAACTGACTCTGGAGAAGGAGttagaagattaaaaaaaaattccttcttcaatttgtaaaaattcgaTAGTATACATAGTCTTCTAAAAATGGGGGTTATTTTCATTCTGCAACTGTGCAATAGATTGCAGATAAGAGCGAATCAGTCCTCCTTGCAATAGCATAAAATGTGTTAACGAGACGACACATATATAGGGTGAGAAACGTAAATTTAAAAAGCAGACACTGATGCATACTTAATGTGAGTATGTAACTTTTCTCATGTTGAACCATTGTCGCCATCCGTAGTGATATCGATCGAGAAAAATGTCTTATTTCTGTAGTAAGCCATTaacaacggaaatttcgattttatttctttccctAAAATCGAGTCAATCTCGTTCAACTATACTGTATATAATGgtagatttgattttttacagtaCCTTTtgccgataattttttttttttttttttttattgccgcGATTCCAAgtccattaaaaattttttttttaatattctgttGACAAGTCGCgtggtaataaaatatatataagatatatTAGTCAATATTGTTGTACGCGTCATAATAGAGTTTAAAATTTGTCGATTTCAGTTAAGGTTTTGTATAGTATAAAATTGGTCTTTGATAGCGCGAttataaaaatctttaaaaaaaaacaaaaaaaaagggaacagaatttttatgcgttaaaagtagaaaaaatgatCTATGTATAGAAATATAAACACTTTTAACATTACtccaaaattttctctctaaaTTAAATCGCAATGATATGTTTCAAAGAACAttagattttcaataaaaaaggCTTTTGTGTTGTAAAATTTAAGGATCGTTGTTCTATATCTTTGTTTCTCAATTACTGCACATAATTCGAGatttaaatatgaaatatacttTCCGTTGAAAAAGTTTGGCATACAGAATTTAATCTGaatcattgcaaaaaaaatttacggctATAGTACATTCGTtttgaataaatcaaatttctaAACTGAGTCGAGTCCTCAATCGGGTGTACATTATAATGATGTAGAAGTAATAGGAGTGTTAAGTGTAtaggatgataataatatgagATAGTTAAGAAATAGGCAAATAGTTGAAGCATTGGGATAGAAAAATCgtacaatttatatttatattgacAAATACAAGCTGTTGATAAGCTTTGAAAGTTAACAAACGAAATAAGAAcaaagaaattattgaaattcttcagaaaacaaaaatccgTATTGGAAGTAAATAATAGTATATctcttataatattaataagaaatagttattattaattacagtATAAGTTATCTAAATTTAAATTCgttcttttccatttctttttctcattacaTTTTTCGCTCGCCTCTAAATTCCGCTAATATTTCTATCTTCTCTAGACaggtaattattttattattttatacacagaTGTAAAGTAAAAACTTAACTCCGTTGAATCTTTTATTCTCCTCGATTCGCCAGAAGAGAGCCACAAGGAACTtagatatatttaaaaatatttacatggATAAATAATCCTAGAATCGAAAAAAAcctcttttctttcaatcaaATGATTCTTAATCTCACTGCCTCGATTACTTTTGTTCAGTCACACAGTGCATACTCAACATACACAACGTCTACGCAAACTTCGTTTAGCTAAATTACTTACTCTCATTCCCAAACGCTATGCACTTCACATTATGTGCTTCTAATCACATTAgtcattataaattattaaacagtgtacgatgattttctttttctttctcccttccctctctttttctttacattgtctcatagtcatttttcatcactgTGCAATCGTTCAGTTTCGAATACattacagttgaaaaaaaatgtaattattgtaTGTCGAACGACTTATGGTGAATTACTTTTCCACACGGAGAAACTAAGTAGAAACTaattacaattgaaaaaaaagtagaaacaaAACGATAAGAGAAAACAAGTgggaacaaaaagaaaacaaaaaaaaattatactaatAGAAAATCATTATAGTATATACCGAAGCACACGAGGCTCAGACGTTACATTCACAGCCTGACTGAGCGCTCGCCACTTGACCAACATCAAAGCCTCCTGATTCTGAAAactctttatatttttctctttccgaaTTGGTAATTTAATTGTCCTTAACATATCgcaccatatttttttttttctatgcttaTTTGATTCCAAGCCCACTAAGAGTTATGACGAGATGACATAGGAATACTAGTTTTCATACTTCCATGCTTAACACGACCTCTTTCCCTTCACTTATAGTCATACATATAACTGTATTGTTGCATTTCTagcttattttgttttaattgaaCAAATACGAGCCAAGATATCTGACCTGTTTCACTTACAAGTTGCTCCAAATGTAACTTACACCTTAATTGGATCTAACTTGCAAATGATCTGtcgatttgcaaatttttgtagTTATTGATCGGTGCTTAATCACCAATATTCTGTAATATTATCGGGTCTCAGAAATAAAAGGGTGACGATAATTCAAAGCTTCGCTATCTGTTATAGCGATAGCAGGATAGTCAATTacttacattattttttcacataaattcGAATCATACGAGCAACGAAGATCattcaagttttgaaaaaaaactttagacACAAACAACAACATGTAATATCAATTTGAAACAGATATAGATACACCTTGGCTCTGTCAATTAATAATTGAGCCATTGTCATTAGCTCGCAGCCAAAGCGTATtggcatacatacataataaagAGATCACACGATAATTCTTTTTACAAGTAACATACTTTCGGAGCGTTTAGGGCATGTAGCTCCATAACTACGACATTCCTCTACATCACTATGGTAGAGAATAAGAACAAAACgtttagggaaaaaaaaaaaaaaaaaaaaaaaaaaaatagcaaatagaaattcgaaaactcgaaaataaaaatgacgaagTCAACgttccgtatttttttttttttttatcaagtattTCTTCACATGGTGTTGTAAACCGGACTGCTGTGCCTGGGTCTCACTCGGAGCATGGCCAAAGGATGTGACCTGCCGTGTTGCTGCTGCTTTTTGCTTGCTGCTTTTGCAACGACACTGGCAACAACCACGCTGGGCGACGGAACGGATGGCGGCCTTCCCGGAGCTTCTGGTGCCTCAGGAAATAGAGGCGAATGATTAATCATTATGGGCGCGGATCTCCTGGACAATTCCGGAGCTATTCTAGACTTGGCTGGTGGGTGAACTTCCATGGTATCTttatccttatccttatccttGTCCTTATCTTTGTGAACTCTCAGTTGTATCTCTGAAGTTCTTCGGGGCTCTGGCTTGgcaaattcatattttccgACAAGGACTTTCACGGATAAATCCTCGGCAGTTTCCGACTGTGGTGATTCGACATCCTGCTTTTTCGCGTCCTTGTCCTTATCTTTAGAACCGTTTACCGACGCGCATCGGATCTTCGAATCGTTATGAGCGATGACGGGAGACGACGGTAAACTCCTTATCTTGTTATCCTTCTTCTGCCGAGTATTAGGCAATACTTCAGCAGGCTCGTTATTCTCAGGACTCTTTTCAGGCTTCGTTGACTTGGCCTCGAATtcttttttaagatttttcacTATGCCGGAACTACTCCTCGGGCATTCGAACTCGGGTGAATCGTCTACAGAGAGACATCGCTTATTGAACATTGATTTATTGCTCAAACTTTCCAAAACCATTTTGTGATGCATCACCGAGGTACACTGCGAAGTATTCACAACGCACGGAGAGTTTGTCTCGCTCTCAGACCTGCACGATCTCAGCGGCGAGGGCAGGTCCGATTCCGAGGACAAAGACGAGGGTGCCGGTGCGCTTGTCGACAATCTTCCCAGGGCTCTGACGCTCGTTACTCCTGGTTTAATGTCTATCCCTGTAACAGAGCTCGCAGACTCCCTGACAGTTCCAATTTTCGGACTAGATTCATGCGTGGGAGGCGAGTCCCTCCGCCTGGGAGTCGGTGAGGCTGTATAATGAAGAAGAACGGGGTTGTAGGCCTCGACAGGAGCTTCGTCATCGCCCGCTGTGATCCGCTCCGACTTATCATCAGGGTCGGAATTCTGTGTACAGACTCTCTTGTTCACGGTGCTCGTGCCTTCCTcaagtttttgtttcgttCTCTTGACCGTCCCAGGATGCCACGGTATTTCCTCCTTGTCGTAAGGAAATAAACCACTAGATCCGAGCGGGTCGGAAGGCCTCATGTCGTAAGACCCCCACGAACTGTTTCTCGATGGCAACGTGGCCCACGAACTGTGCACCGAATTGTTGTCCATTATAACCGCACTGTCGTAACTGCTCCAGGAGCTCTGACGACTCGGTGAATCTCTCGCCGGTTCGCCCCGCCTTTCTTCCCTGTCAAATACCCTGTCCAGTTGCGTGCTGAACGGGTCTCCGTCCTTCCTCGACCGTCGACTGATTAAATTTGGATAAACGGCCGTTGGTTGACCGGCGACGCACTCACTCTCACTAATAGTCACTACCCCGTTAGAACTAGTATCCCTGTTCGAATCGGTGTTAGTTTTATATTCTGCCGATGCAGTCCAGACTAGACATTCACTATTGTTAATTGCAGAGGGTGTTGTTGCAGTTGGATGAGTCGTTTGT
This is a stretch of genomic DNA from Diprion similis isolate iyDipSimi1 chromosome 9, iyDipSimi1.1, whole genome shotgun sequence. It encodes these proteins:
- the LOC124410143 gene encoding uncharacterized WD repeat-containing protein alr2800-like gives rise to the protein MLAAGISDGTVRLFRANSGQYVTALRDAEMRQYPGPTTAIKHRPVNRSYPITQTLTATYATGCVKCWHYPTGQCLYTIRERRQTLGLGYHPFLPKFVTVGDDTNIYLYDEETKIQERVFHASNAPDMMNGHTSRVFCACFNPKSAHELISGGWDDTVQFWDTRQPYATRHISGVHMCGDGIDISRTGKEILTCAWQRKNSLQLWDYGSGKLMVTIEPDVFSSQLYCGKYINNLLIICGGGVTNLLRVVDLRSHTTVGSIRNLSGAVFDLAIGPTRSTKRSKINDMPLLPRMAFCFANKMYEIDVG
- the LOC124410142 gene encoding protein phosphatase Slingshot homolog 2 isoform X8, with protein sequence MGRLAAAGGSALQTLHKVSSKAREQNYFLGGLSHDWVNYYEQRIESDRSCLNEWHTMDNLESRRPPSPDSERSKPREREETERVIRSTLKEIMMSVDLDEVTSKYIRGRLEEDLDMDLGEFKPFIDQEMLTILGQMDAPTEIFEHVYLGSEWNASNLEELQKNGVRHILNVTREIDNFFPGMFNYLNVRVYDDEKTDLLKHWDDTFKYITKAKKEGSKVLVHCKMGVSRSASVVIAYAMKAYNWDYSQALKHVKDKRNCIKPNSSFVSQLETYQGILDAMKNKEKLQRSKSDTNLKSPTMVKDQVKKEEKVDSIDTDNLLQAPGTELKRNGQRPKSWSPDAEVAENLLPAVSLSQSLERLDNTGSSEITREELLRGTNTSKSAEDQEARNVLMPCDNGQSYSVSQNKIVHLPGPDTPSVKHRVNELETQGQRRKGLVLNLTNQFEAATSKPSSPGSDSDVKPLSQSPPLPSCIAEANEKQENLQTEEAWDPSDKQNDKESIVSTQTTHPTATTPSAINNSECLVWTASAEYKTNTDSNRDTSSNGVVTISESECVAGQPTAVYPNLISRRSRKDGDPFSTQLDRVFDREERRGEPARDSPSRQSSWSSYDSAVIMDNNSVHSSWATLPSRNSSWGSYDMRPSDPLGSSGLFPYDKEEIPWHPGTVKRTKQKLEEGTSTVNKRVCTQNSDPDDKSERITAGDDEAPVEAYNPVLLHYTASPTPRRRDSPPTHESSPKIGTVRESASSVTGIDIKPGVTSVRALGRLSTSAPAPSSLSSESDLPSPLRSCRSESETNSPCVVNTSQCTSVMHHKMVLESLSNKSMFNKRCLSVDDSPEFECPRSSSGIVKNLKKEFEAKSTKPEKSPENNEPAEVLPNTRQKKDNKIRSLPSSPVIAHNDSKIRCASVNGSKDKDKDAKKQDVESPQSETAEDLSVKVLVGKYEFAKPEPRRTSEIQLRVHKDKDKDKDKDKDTMEVHPPAKSRIAPELSRRSAPIMINHSPLFPEAPEAPGRPPSVPSPSVVVASVVAKAASKKQQQHGRSHPLAMLRVRPRHSSPVYNTM
- the LOC124410142 gene encoding protein phosphatase Slingshot homolog 2 isoform X7; translation: MTLLRGSLVCIIVLLVLPVLLRIARILADNYGPFFAFLGALKLARSALQTLHKVSSKAREQNYFLGGLSHDWVNYYEQRIESDRSCLNEWHTMDNLESRRPPSPDSERSKPREREETERVIRSTLKEIMMSVDLDEVTSKYIRGRLEEDLDMDLGEFKPFIDQEMLTILGQMDAPTEIFEHVYLGSEWNASNLEELQKNGVRHILNVTREIDNFFPGMFNYLNVRVYDDEKTDLLKHWDDTFKYITKAKKEGSKVLVHCKMGVSRSASVVIAYAMKAYNWDYSQALKHVKDKRNCIKPNSSFVSQLETYQGILDAMKNKEKLQRSKSDTNLKSPTMVKDQVKKEEKVDSIDTDNLLQAPGTELKRNGQRPKSWSPDAEVAENLLPAVSLSQSLERLDNTGSSEITREELLRGTNTSKSAEDQEARNVLMPCDNGQSYSVSQNKIVHLPGPDTPSVKHRVNELETQGQRRKGLVLNLTNQFEAATSKPSSPGSDSDVKPLSQSPPLPSCIAEANEKQENLQTEEAWDPSDKQNDKESIVSTQTTHPTATTPSAINNSECLVWTASAEYKTNTDSNRDTSSNGVVTISESECVAGQPTAVYPNLISRRSRKDGDPFSTQLDRVFDREERRGEPARDSPSRQSSWSSYDSAVIMDNNSVHSSWATLPSRNSSWGSYDMRPSDPLGSSGLFPYDKEEIPWHPGTVKRTKQKLEEGTSTVNKRVCTQNSDPDDKSERITAGDDEAPVEAYNPVLLHYTASPTPRRRDSPPTHESSPKIGTVRESASSVTGIDIKPGVTSVRALGRLSTSAPAPSSLSSESDLPSPLRSCRSESETNSPCVVNTSQCTSVMHHKMVLESLSNKSMFNKRCLSVDDSPEFECPRSSSGIVKNLKKEFEAKSTKPEKSPENNEPAEVLPNTRQKKDNKIRSLPSSPVIAHNDSKIRCASVNGSKDKDKDAKKQDVESPQSETAEDLSVKVLVGKYEFAKPEPRRTSEIQLRVHKDKDKDKDKDKDTMEVHPPAKSRIAPELSRRSAPIMINHSPLFPEAPEAPGRPPSVPSPSVVVASVVAKAASKKQQQHGRSHPLAMLRVRPRHSSPVYNTM